One genomic segment of Mangifera indica cultivar Alphonso chromosome 6, CATAS_Mindica_2.1, whole genome shotgun sequence includes these proteins:
- the LOC123218845 gene encoding EH domain-containing protein 1-like yields the protein MEIAPAPMIALCSKEQQKMFRKWFEIADSDDDGRITGNDATKFFALSKLSRQELKQIWALADSKRQGFLDFAEFVIAMQLVSLAQAGHEITSDILKNGVQAENIEPPTMEGLEAFATKNKSSITNNEPAVNGSAPSQTLSSSSWFTSKSAKKAPSTAVTSIIDGLKRLYNEKLKPLEATYRFNDFVSPFLTNSDLDAKPMVMLLGQYSTGKTTFIKHLLRCDYPGAHIGPEPTTDRFVVVMSGPDERSIPGNTIAVHADMPFSGLTHFGGSFLSKFECSQMPHPLLDQITFVDTPGVLSGEKQRTQRSYDFTGVISWFAAKCDLILLLFDPHKLDISDEFKRVIASLRGNDDKIRVVLNKADQVDTQQLMRVYGALMWSLGKVLNTPEVVRVYIGSFNDKPVNEDFVGPIVRELFEKEQDDLLMDLVSIPKKACDRRINEFVKRARAAKIHAYIISHLKKEMPAMMGKAKAQQRLIDNLEDEFAKVQRDFHLPAGDFPNVEHYREVLNGYSIDKFEKLKPKIVQAVDDMLAYEIPELLKNFRNPYE from the exons ATGGAGATAGCTCCTGCACCGATGATCGCTTTGTGCTCTAAAGAGCAGCAAAAGATGTTTCGCAAATGGTTCGAGATAGCGGATTCAG ATGATGATGGACGCATCACTGGAAATGATGCTACAAAGTTCTTTGCACTATCAAAGCTTTCTCGGCAAGAACTTAAGCAG ATTTGGGCGCTTGCTGATTCTAAACGACAAGGTTTTTTAGATTTTGCGGAGTTTGTTATTGCGATGCAg CTTGTATCTCTCGCACAAGCTGGACATGAAATAACCTCAGATATCCTTAAAAATGGAG TCCAAGCGGAGAATATTGAACCACCAACAATGGAAGGTTTAGAGGCATTTGCAACG AAAAATAAGAGTTCAATCACAAACAATGAGCCTGCTGTGAATG GCTCTGCTCCATCACAAACtttatcatcatcttcttgGTTTACTTCAAAATCTGCTAAGAAG GCACCTTCAACTGCAGTCACATCAATAATTGATGGTTTGAAGAGATTGTACAATGAAAAACTAAAGCCACTAGAAGCTACCTATCGTTTTAATGATTTTGTATCCCCATTCTTG ACAAACAGTGATTTGGATGCAAAGCCTATGGTTATGCTTTTGGGTCAGTATTCAActggaaaaacaacatttataaAACATTTGCTAAGATGTGACTACCCAG GAGCCCACATAGGACCTGAGCCTACAACAGATAGATTTGTTGTTGTTATG TCTGGTCCTGATGAAAGGAGTATACCTGGGAACACTATTGCTGTTCATGCTGATATGCCATTCAGTGGTCTGACACATTTTGGAGGATCATTTTTATCCAAATTCGAGTGTTCTCAAATGCCTCATCCT TTATTAGATCAAATTACATTTGTGGACACTCCTGGGGTTTTATCAGGCGAAAAACAACGAACGCAACGCAGTTATGATTTTACTGGTGTTATATCATGGTTTGCAGCAAAATGTGACCTTattcttcttttgtttgatcCTCATAAACTTGATATTAGTGATGAATTCAAGCGCGTAATTGCATCCTTACGTGGTAATGATGACAAGATTCGTGTTGTGCTTAATAAAGCAGACCAAGTTGATACTCAACAA TTGATGAGAGTTTATGGTGCATTGATGTGGTCACTGGGAAAAGTACTGAATACTCCTGAGGTGGTTCGTGTTTATATTGG CTCTTTTAATGACAAACCTGTAAATGAAGACTTTGTCGGCCCAATAGTACGAGAACTTTTCGAGAAAGAACAGGATGATCTCCTCATGGATCTAGTCAGCATTCCAAAGAAAGCTTGTGATCGTCGA ATCAATGAATTTGTAAAACGAGCAAGAGCTGCCAAGATTCATGCCTATATTATTAGTCATCTTAAGAAAGAGATGCCTGCCATGATGGGCAAAGCTAAAGCTCAGCAACGCCTGATTGATAATCTCGAAGACGAATTCGCAAAG gttcaaagagatttccatcTACCAGCAGGAGATTTCCCAAATGTGGAGCACTATCGAGAGGTCTTAAATGGATATAgcattgataaatttgaaaaactcaaacccAAGATAGTACAAGCCGTAGATGACATGCTTGCTTACGAAATCCCAGAATTATTGAAGAATTTTAGAAATCCTTATGAGTAG
- the LOC123218603 gene encoding RPM1-interacting protein 4-like isoform X4, with the protein MAQKHPHVPKFGNWEKDNIPYTTYFENARKEKAAVRMNPNDPEENPQAFMYGRGDLVGHGDFRPVQTPVYVESDKYISVEKQGIESHAVHNPQGRQKSIKSEFGSNKSHSDYSHLQLGHRPLKSDRSKRPGEGSNSFSTSVQGDPRQKSGSYSSDETQRHHRTVSVPKFGAWDETDPKSGEGFTIIFNEVKKEKQIASTKFPTVHSKASSHSDGQRCTSTSSPSKSKGCCGLFSRK; encoded by the exons ATGGCT CAGAAACATCCTCATGTCCCAAAATTTGGCAACTGGGAGAAAGATAACATCCCATATACAACCTACTTTGAAAATGCGCGCAAAGAGAAAGCCGCTGTGAGGATGAACCCAAATGATCCAGAGGAGAATCCACAGGCCTTCATGTATGGGAGAGGAGATCTGGTAGGCCATGGGGATTTCCGACCAGTTCAGACTCCTGTCTATGTTGAATCTGATAAGTACATTTCAGTAGAAAAACAAGGTATTGAGAGTCATGCAGTGCATAATCCTCAAGGGAGACAGAAGAGCATCAAATCAGAATTTGGGAGCAATAAAAGTCATTCTGATTATTCACATCTGCAGCTTGGTCACAGACCTTTAAAATCTGATCGAAGTAAGCGTCCAGGTGAAGGAAGTAACAGCTTTTCTACATCAGTACAAGGAGACCCCAGGCAGAAAAGTGGAAGTTATTCATCTGATGAAACC CAGCGGCATCATAGAACAGTATCGGTACCCAAATTTGGAGCTTGGGACGAAACGGACCCGAAATCAGGTGAAGGTTTTACTATCATATTCAACGAAGTGAAGAAGGAGAAGCAAATTGCATCTACCAAGTTCCCAACTGTGCATTCAAAAGCAAGCAGTCATTCAGATGGTCAGAGATGTACTTCAACTTCTTCTCCCTCCAAGTCGAAG GGATGTTGTGGTTTATTTTCACGCAAGTGA
- the LOC123218603 gene encoding RPM1-interacting protein 4-like isoform X3 yields MSLKEQQKHPHVPKFGNWEKDNIPYTTYFENARKEKAAVRMNPNDPEENPQAFMYGRGDLVGHGDFRPVQTPVYVESDKYISVEKQGIESHAVHNPQGRQKSIKSEFGSNKSHSDYSHLQLGHRPLKSDRSKRPGEGSNSFSTSVQGDPRQKSGSYSSDETRHHRTVSVPKFGAWDETDPKSGEGFTIIFNEVKKEKQIASTKFPTVHSKASSHSDGQRCTSTSSPSKSKGCCGLFSRK; encoded by the exons ATGTCTCTAAAAGAACAG CAGAAACATCCTCATGTCCCAAAATTTGGCAACTGGGAGAAAGATAACATCCCATATACAACCTACTTTGAAAATGCGCGCAAAGAGAAAGCCGCTGTGAGGATGAACCCAAATGATCCAGAGGAGAATCCACAGGCCTTCATGTATGGGAGAGGAGATCTGGTAGGCCATGGGGATTTCCGACCAGTTCAGACTCCTGTCTATGTTGAATCTGATAAGTACATTTCAGTAGAAAAACAAGGTATTGAGAGTCATGCAGTGCATAATCCTCAAGGGAGACAGAAGAGCATCAAATCAGAATTTGGGAGCAATAAAAGTCATTCTGATTATTCACATCTGCAGCTTGGTCACAGACCTTTAAAATCTGATCGAAGTAAGCGTCCAGGTGAAGGAAGTAACAGCTTTTCTACATCAGTACAAGGAGACCCCAGGCAGAAAAGTGGAAGTTATTCATCTGATGAAACC CGGCATCATAGAACAGTATCGGTACCCAAATTTGGAGCTTGGGACGAAACGGACCCGAAATCAGGTGAAGGTTTTACTATCATATTCAACGAAGTGAAGAAGGAGAAGCAAATTGCATCTACCAAGTTCCCAACTGTGCATTCAAAAGCAAGCAGTCATTCAGATGGTCAGAGATGTACTTCAACTTCTTCTCCCTCCAAGTCGAAG GGATGTTGTGGTTTATTTTCACGCAAGTGA
- the LOC123218603 gene encoding RPM1-interacting protein 4-like isoform X1: MSLKEQQKHPHVPKFGNWEKDNIPYTTYFENARKEKAAVRMNPNDPEENPQAFMYGRGDLVGHGDFRPVQTPVYVESDKYISVEKQGIESHAVHNPQGRQKSIKSEFGSNKSHSDYSHLQLGHRPLKSDRSKRPGEGSNSFSTSVQGDPRQKSGSYSSDETQRHHRTVSVPKFGAWDETDPKSGEGFTIIFNEVKKEKQIASTKFPTVHSKASSHSDGQRCTSTSSPSKSKGCCGLFSRK; this comes from the exons ATGTCTCTAAAAGAACAG CAGAAACATCCTCATGTCCCAAAATTTGGCAACTGGGAGAAAGATAACATCCCATATACAACCTACTTTGAAAATGCGCGCAAAGAGAAAGCCGCTGTGAGGATGAACCCAAATGATCCAGAGGAGAATCCACAGGCCTTCATGTATGGGAGAGGAGATCTGGTAGGCCATGGGGATTTCCGACCAGTTCAGACTCCTGTCTATGTTGAATCTGATAAGTACATTTCAGTAGAAAAACAAGGTATTGAGAGTCATGCAGTGCATAATCCTCAAGGGAGACAGAAGAGCATCAAATCAGAATTTGGGAGCAATAAAAGTCATTCTGATTATTCACATCTGCAGCTTGGTCACAGACCTTTAAAATCTGATCGAAGTAAGCGTCCAGGTGAAGGAAGTAACAGCTTTTCTACATCAGTACAAGGAGACCCCAGGCAGAAAAGTGGAAGTTATTCATCTGATGAAACC CAGCGGCATCATAGAACAGTATCGGTACCCAAATTTGGAGCTTGGGACGAAACGGACCCGAAATCAGGTGAAGGTTTTACTATCATATTCAACGAAGTGAAGAAGGAGAAGCAAATTGCATCTACCAAGTTCCCAACTGTGCATTCAAAAGCAAGCAGTCATTCAGATGGTCAGAGATGTACTTCAACTTCTTCTCCCTCCAAGTCGAAG GGATGTTGTGGTTTATTTTCACGCAAGTGA
- the LOC123218603 gene encoding RPM1-interacting protein 4-like isoform X2 — MSLKEQKHPHVPKFGNWEKDNIPYTTYFENARKEKAAVRMNPNDPEENPQAFMYGRGDLVGHGDFRPVQTPVYVESDKYISVEKQGIESHAVHNPQGRQKSIKSEFGSNKSHSDYSHLQLGHRPLKSDRSKRPGEGSNSFSTSVQGDPRQKSGSYSSDETQRHHRTVSVPKFGAWDETDPKSGEGFTIIFNEVKKEKQIASTKFPTVHSKASSHSDGQRCTSTSSPSKSKGCCGLFSRK; from the exons ATGTCTCTAAAAGAACAG AAACATCCTCATGTCCCAAAATTTGGCAACTGGGAGAAAGATAACATCCCATATACAACCTACTTTGAAAATGCGCGCAAAGAGAAAGCCGCTGTGAGGATGAACCCAAATGATCCAGAGGAGAATCCACAGGCCTTCATGTATGGGAGAGGAGATCTGGTAGGCCATGGGGATTTCCGACCAGTTCAGACTCCTGTCTATGTTGAATCTGATAAGTACATTTCAGTAGAAAAACAAGGTATTGAGAGTCATGCAGTGCATAATCCTCAAGGGAGACAGAAGAGCATCAAATCAGAATTTGGGAGCAATAAAAGTCATTCTGATTATTCACATCTGCAGCTTGGTCACAGACCTTTAAAATCTGATCGAAGTAAGCGTCCAGGTGAAGGAAGTAACAGCTTTTCTACATCAGTACAAGGAGACCCCAGGCAGAAAAGTGGAAGTTATTCATCTGATGAAACC CAGCGGCATCATAGAACAGTATCGGTACCCAAATTTGGAGCTTGGGACGAAACGGACCCGAAATCAGGTGAAGGTTTTACTATCATATTCAACGAAGTGAAGAAGGAGAAGCAAATTGCATCTACCAAGTTCCCAACTGTGCATTCAAAAGCAAGCAGTCATTCAGATGGTCAGAGATGTACTTCAACTTCTTCTCCCTCCAAGTCGAAG GGATGTTGTGGTTTATTTTCACGCAAGTGA
- the LOC123218603 gene encoding RPM1-interacting protein 4-like isoform X5: MAKHPHVPKFGNWEKDNIPYTTYFENARKEKAAVRMNPNDPEENPQAFMYGRGDLVGHGDFRPVQTPVYVESDKYISVEKQGIESHAVHNPQGRQKSIKSEFGSNKSHSDYSHLQLGHRPLKSDRSKRPGEGSNSFSTSVQGDPRQKSGSYSSDETQRHHRTVSVPKFGAWDETDPKSGEGFTIIFNEVKKEKQIASTKFPTVHSKASSHSDGQRCTSTSSPSKSKGCCGLFSRK; the protein is encoded by the exons ATGGCT AAACATCCTCATGTCCCAAAATTTGGCAACTGGGAGAAAGATAACATCCCATATACAACCTACTTTGAAAATGCGCGCAAAGAGAAAGCCGCTGTGAGGATGAACCCAAATGATCCAGAGGAGAATCCACAGGCCTTCATGTATGGGAGAGGAGATCTGGTAGGCCATGGGGATTTCCGACCAGTTCAGACTCCTGTCTATGTTGAATCTGATAAGTACATTTCAGTAGAAAAACAAGGTATTGAGAGTCATGCAGTGCATAATCCTCAAGGGAGACAGAAGAGCATCAAATCAGAATTTGGGAGCAATAAAAGTCATTCTGATTATTCACATCTGCAGCTTGGTCACAGACCTTTAAAATCTGATCGAAGTAAGCGTCCAGGTGAAGGAAGTAACAGCTTTTCTACATCAGTACAAGGAGACCCCAGGCAGAAAAGTGGAAGTTATTCATCTGATGAAACC CAGCGGCATCATAGAACAGTATCGGTACCCAAATTTGGAGCTTGGGACGAAACGGACCCGAAATCAGGTGAAGGTTTTACTATCATATTCAACGAAGTGAAGAAGGAGAAGCAAATTGCATCTACCAAGTTCCCAACTGTGCATTCAAAAGCAAGCAGTCATTCAGATGGTCAGAGATGTACTTCAACTTCTTCTCCCTCCAAGTCGAAG GGATGTTGTGGTTTATTTTCACGCAAGTGA
- the LOC123219161 gene encoding ubiquinol oxidase 4, chloroplastic/chromoplastic: MLATFSSSAVSAATTVSSNKLRNCKSLASFSSNNNASRFSLLSSPRSLSRKLYRVQATVLQDDEEKVAVEESFQPKSFPEIEKKESREKSAEDSSWLVKFEQSINVFLTDSVIKILDTLYRERDYARFFVLETIARVPYFAFISVLHMYESFGWWRKADYLKVHFAESWNEMHHLLIMEELGGNSWWFDRFLAQHIAVFYYFMTVFMYAISPRMAYHFSECVESHAFETYDKFIKARGEELKGMPAPEVAVKYYTGADLYLFDEFQTDRIPNTRRPKIENLYDVFVNIRDDEAEHCKTMKACQTRGNLRSPHSYLDDDSKDESSCVLSEADCEGIVDCIMKSVASPRSKQT, encoded by the exons ATGTTAGccactttttcttcttctgcagTTTCTGCAGCGACGACTGTCTCCTCTAATAAGCTGAGAAATTGTAAAAGCTTAGCTTCATTCAGCTCTAATAATAATGCTTCGCGTTTCAGTCTCCTCTCTTCGCCCCGATCGCTCTCTAG GAAGTTATATCGAGTTCAGGCGACGGTTCTgcaagatgatgaagagaaaGTCGCTGTAGAGGAGTCGTTTCAACCGAAAAGTTTCCCTGaaattgagaagaaagaaaGCCGCGAGAAGTCTGCGGAGGATTCTTCATGGCTTGTCAAGTTTGAACAATCTATCAACGTTTTTCTTACg GATTCGGTGATAAAAATTCTTGATACTTTGTACCGCGAGAGAGATTATGCTAGGTTCTTTGTTTTGGAAACCATTGCAAGAGTCCCTTATTTTG CTTTTATCTCGGTTCTGCATATGTATGAGAGTTTTGGTTGGTGGAGAAAAGCAGACTATTTGAAAGTACATTTTGCTGAGAGCTGGAATGAGATGCATCACTTGCTTATCATGGAA GAATTGGGGGGAAATTCTTGGTGGTTTGATCGCTTTCTCGCTCAACATATAGCAGTCTTTTATTACTTTATGACAGTTTTCATGTATGCTATAAGCCCAAGAATGGCAT ATCACTTTTCTGAATGTGTGGAGAGCCATGCCTTTGAAACTTATGACAAATTTATCAAGGCCCGAGGAG AGGAGTTGAAAGGGATGCCTGCACCTGAGGTTGCTGTTAAATATTATACGGGAGCTGACTTGTATTTGTTTG ATGAATTTCAAACTGACAGAATCCCCAATACTCGAAGACCGAAAATAG aGAATTTGTACGATGTGTTTGTGAATATCAGAGATGATGAAGCAGAACATTGTAAGACAATGAAGGCTTGTCAGACACGTGGAAACCTTCGTTCCCCTCATTCTTATCTGGATGATGACTCAAAAGATGAGTCTAGTTGTGTCCTTTCTGAAGCAGATTGCGAAGGAATTGTAGATTGTATAATGAAATCTGTTGCATCTCCTCGATCGAAGCAGACTTAA
- the LOC123219162 gene encoding probable tyrosine-protein phosphatase DSP4 — translation MKLDGFGGQNCAVMESSPTETPTAPFVGKKEDNRDGEVALVPPLNFAMVDNGVFRSGFPDSANFTFLESLGLRSIIYLCPEPYPDSHTEFLKANGIRLFQFGIDGCKEPFVNIPEETIRQALKVVLDTRNHPVLIHCKRGKHRTGCLVGCLRKLQRWCLSSIFDEYQRFAAAKARVSDQRFIELFDVSSLKNQPLSFSCLKR, via the exons ATGAAACTCGATGGATTTGGAGGGCAGAATTGCGCGGTAATGGAGTCATCTCCGACGGAGACTCCGACAGCTCCGTTCGTTGGAAAAAAAGAGGATAACAGGGATGGCGAGGTTGCGTTAGTGCCGCCGTTAAACTTTGCGATGGTCGACAACGGCGTTTTCAGGTCCGGCTTTCCTGATTCTGCAAATTTTACCTTTTTGGAGTCTCTGGGGCTCCGTTCAATCAT aTATTTGTGCCCGGAACCTTATCCAGATTCACATACCGAGTTTCTGAAGGCGAATGGAATTAGGCTTTTTCAGTTTGGGATTGATGGATGCAAG GAGCCTTTTGTGAACATTCCGGAGGAAACAATTCGTCAGGCATTGAAAGTAGTCTTAG ATACAAGGAATCATCCTGTGCTAATTCATTGCAAGCGAGGGAAG CATCGCACTGGGTGTCTTGTGGGGTGCTTAAGAAAACTGCAAAGATGGTGCCTGTCTTCCATTTTTGACGAGTACCAGAGGTTTGCCGCAGCTAAAGCTAGGGTATCAGACCAGAGGTTCATCGAGTTGTTTGATGTTTCCAGCTTGAAGAACCAGCCCCTGTCATTTTCTTGTTTGAAGAGGTAG
- the LOC123219062 gene encoding protein CLMP1-like: MGRSGGRRKKGGSNSSQVLGDKSNANVNGGVDLDSSIFLKRAHELKEEGNKRFQSKDYVGALEQYDNALRLTPKNHPDRAVFHSNRAACLMQMKPIDYETVIAECTMALQVHPRFVRALLRRARALEAIGKYEMAMQDVQVLLGADPNHQDAVEIGRRLRTALGPRPEAQQDLQSRPSPAALGASAVRGAPIAGLGPCLPARPVAKKSAASLGSVVSPTNKLEKPQMNSAAENGTQNKAQMPKLVLKPSNGSSRASGSPRRDSQRDQSLSSLVQLPTRGQALEAAIRWRPLKLVYDHDIRLAQMPVNCSFKMLREIVSKRFPSSNSVLVKYKDNDGDLVTITCTGELRLAEASADSLMTKEPETDISESFGMLRLNIVEVSPEQEPPLLEEEEDKPLESEGTKGDEVGSYSSLGESVLEAADAQVDKAVIEAPKEKSGVSEDPESKEVEMDDWLFEFAQLFRTHVGIDPDAHIDLHELGMELCSEALEEAVTSEEAQSLFDKSALKFQEVAALAFFNWGNVHVCAARKRNPLDESAAKDVVAAQLQTAYDWVKEKYSLAKEKYEEALSIKPDFYEGLLALGQQQFEMAKLHWSFALAKKIDLSGWDAAETLQLFDGAEEKMTAATEMWEKLEEQRALEPKDPNASKKDERRKKQVSGPDGEPSGSGQNELSAEEAAEQAAVMRSQIHLFWGNMLFERSQVECKLGMDGWKKNLDAAVDHFKLTGASETDISMVLKNHCSNGDAIEGEGKKNQNVSSGVTNEAENKNVTKQVSQV, encoded by the coding sequence ATGGGGAGGTCTGGTGGGAGAAGGAAGAAGGGCGGTTCAAACTCAAGCCAAGTTTTGGGTGATAAATCAAATGCAAATGTTAATGGTGGTGTTGATTTGGACTCTTCAATCTTCTTGAAGAGGGCCCATGAACTTAAAGAGGAAGGTAACAAGAGGTTTCAAAGTAAGGATTATGTGGGTGCTCTTGAACAATATGATAATGCTCTTAGGCTTACTCCAAAAAACCACCCTGACCGAGCTGTGTTTCATAGCAATAGGGCTGCTTGTTTGATGCAAATGAAACCTATAGATTACGAGACTGTGATTGCTGAGTGTACCATGGCACTTCAGGTCCACCCTAGGTTTGTTCGAGCTCTTCTTAGAAGGGCCAGGGCTTTGGAAGCCATAGGGAAGTATGAAATGGCGATGCAGGATGTTCAGGTGTTGTTAGGGGCTGACCCAAATCACCAGGATGCTGTGGAGATTGGTCGACGATTAAGGACTGCATTGGGACCTCGCCCAGAGGCTCAGCAGGACCTCCAGAGCCGCCCATCCCCTGCTGCTCTTGGAGCTTCTGCTGTTCGTGGTGCTCCAATTGCTGGTCTTGGGCCTTGTTTACCCGCTCGTCCAGTAGCAAAGAAGTCAGCAGCTTCACTAGGTTCAGTTGTGTCTCCTACTAATAAGCTGGAGAAACCCCAAATGAATTCGGCCGCTGAAAATGGTACTCAGAACAAAGCCCAAATGCCAAAGCTTGTGTTGAAGCCGTCAAATGGTTCATCAAGAGCTTCTGGCAGTCCACGTAGGGATAGCCAGAGAGATCAGTCTCTATCTTCATTGGTGCAATTGCCTACACGTGGACAGGCTTTGGAGGCTGCAATTAGGTGGAGACCATTGAAGCTTGTTTATGATCATGACATAAGACTTGCCCAGATGCCAGTGAATTGCAGTTTCAAAATGTTAAGGGAGATTGTGAGCAAGCGTTTTCCTTCGTCAAACTCAGTTTTAGTGAAGTATAAAGATAATGATGGAGACTTGGTAACTATTACCTGTACAGGGGAACTGAGGCTGGCAGAAGCCTCTGCAGACAGTCTAATGACAAAAGAGCCAGAAACTGATATATCTGAATCATTTGGGATGTTGAGATTGAATATTGTTGAGGTAAGTCCAGAACAAGAGCCACCTTTGCTGGAAGAAGAGGAGGATAAACCTCTTGAGAGTGAGGGAACTAAGGGAGATGAAGTTGGGTCTTATTCATCTCTTGGTGAGTCTGTTCTGGAAGCTGCTGATGCTCAGGTTGACAAAGCTGTGATAGAAGCTCCCAAGGAGAAATCAGGAGTTTCAGAAGATCCTGAGAGCAAGGAAGTGGAGATGGATGATTGGTTGTTTGAGTTTGCTCAACTGTTCCGCACCCATGTTGGTATTGACCCTGATGCTCATATTGACTTGCATGAGCTTGGCATGGAGCTCTGCTCAGAGGCTCTTGAGGAGGCAGTTACTAGTGAAGAAGCTCAAAGCCTATTTGACAAGTCTGCCTTAAAGTTCCAGGAGGTGGCTGCTTTGGCTTTCTTCAACTGGGGAAATGTTCATGTGTGTGCGGCAAGGAAACGAAACCCCTTAGATGAGTCTGCTGCAAAGGATGTTGTCGCAGCACAACTTCAAACAGCTTATGACTGGGTTAAGGAAAAATATTCTTTGGCCAAAGAGAAGTATGAGGAGGCACTCTCGATTAAACCTGACTTCTATGAGGGTCTGCTGGCATTGGGCCAACAGCAGTTTGAAATGGCTAAACTTCATTGGTCTTTTGCACTTGCTAAGAAAATAGATCTTTCAGGGTGGGATGCTGCTGAGACACTTCAACTTTTTGATGGTGCAGAGGAAAAGATGACAGCTGCAACTGAGATGTGGGAGAAGTTAGAGGAGCAGAGAGCTCTTGAGCCAAAAGATCCAAATGCAAGCAAGAAGGATGAAAGGAGGAAGAAACAAGTAAGTGGTCCTGATGGAGAGCCCTCGGGAAGTGGTCAGAATGAGCTCTCAGCTGAAGAAGCAGCAGAACAAGCAGCTGTTATGAGATCACAGATACACCTTTTCTGGGGTAACATGCTCTTTGAGCGATCCCAAGTTGAATGCAAATTAGGGATGGATGGTTGGAAGAAAAATCTTGATGCCGCTGTTGACCACTTTAAACTCACTGGAGCTTCAGAGACTGACATTTCCATGGTTCTGAAGAATCATTGCTCCAATGGAGATGCAATAGAAGGAGAAGGAAAGAAGAATCAGAATGTAAGTTCTGGTGTTACCAATGAAGCTGAGAACAAAAATGTGACCAAGCAAGTATCACAGGTTTGA
- the LOC123218435 gene encoding 1-aminocyclopropane-1-carboxylate oxidase-like: MEGFPVIDLSKLNGDGRSSIMEMIKDACENWGFFELVNHGITAELMDTVERLTKEHYRKCMEQRFKEMVASKGLEDIQSEVSDLDWESTFYLRHLPESNISEIPDLEEDYKKAMKKFAVELEKLAEQLLDLLCENLGLEKGYLKKAFYGSKGSPNFGTKISNYPPCPKPDLIMGLRAHTDAGGLILLFQDDKVSGLQLLKDGQWVHVPPMKHSIVINLGDQLEVITNGKYKSVLHRVLAQPDGNRMSIASFYNPGSDAVIYPAPALIDKEAAEIQLYPKFVFEDYMKLYAGLKFQAKEPRFEAMKAIESTVTLGPIATV; the protein is encoded by the exons ATGGAGGGTTTTCCAGTTATTGACTTGTCAAAGCTCAATGGTGATGGGAGAAGCTCAATCATGGAGATGATCAAAGATGCCTGCGAGAACTGGGGCTTCTTTGAG TTGGTGAACCATGGGATAACTGCTGAACTGATGGACACAGTGGAGAGGCTGACAAAGGAGCATTACAGAAAGTGTATGGAGCAAAGATTCAAGGAAATGGTGGCCAGTAAAGGCCTGGAAGATATTCAGTCTGAAGTCAGCGACTTAGACTGGGAAAGCACTTTCTACTTACGCCACCTTCCTGAATCAAACATTTCTGAAATCCCTGATCTTGAAGAAGATTACAA GAAGGCAATGAAGAAGTTTGCTGTTGAATTGGAGAAGCTAGCTGAGCAGCTTTTGGACTTGCTGTGTGAGAATCTGGGGCTGGAGAAGGGATACTTGAAAAAGGCATTTTATGGGTCCAAAGGATCACCAAACTTTGGCACCAAAATCAGCAACTACCCACCATGTCCCAAACCCGATCTGATCATGGGACTCAGGGCCCATACTGATGCTGGTGGCCTCATCCTGCTCTTCCAGGATGACAAAGTCAGCGGCCTCCAGCTCCTCAAAGATGGTCAATGGGTCCATGTTCCACCCATGAAACACTCCATTGTCATCAACCTTGGTGACCAGCTTGAG GTGATTACAAATGGCAAGTACAAAAGTGTGCTGCACCGTGTGTTAGCTCAGCCTGATGGTAACAGAATGTCCATAGCTTCATTTTACAACCCAGGAAGTGATGCTGTCATCTACCCAGCACCGGCATTGATTGATAAAGAAGCTGCTGAGATCCAGCTCTATCCAAAATTTGTGTTCGAGGACTACATGAAACTCTACGCAGGACTCAAGTTTCAGGCCAAGGAACCCAGATTCGAAGCCATGAAGGCAATCGAGTCCACTGTGACTTTGGGCCCTATTGCAACTGTTTAA